In Apus apus isolate bApuApu2 chromosome 25, bApuApu2.pri.cur, whole genome shotgun sequence, the following proteins share a genomic window:
- the LOC127394486 gene encoding feather keratin Cos2-3-like, with the protein MSCYNQCQPCCQPCGPTPLASSCNEPCCRQCQNSTIVIEPSPVVVTLPGPILSSFPQNTVVGSSTSAAVGSILSCDGVPINSGCCDLSCIASRYCGSRCRPC; encoded by the coding sequence ATGTCCTGCTACaaccagtgccagccctgctgccagccctgcggCCCGACCCCACTGGCCAGCAGCTGCAATGAGCCCTGTTGCAGGCAGTGCCAGAACTCCACCATTGTCATCGAGCCCTCCCCCGTGGTGGTGACCCTGCCcggccccatcctcagctccttcccacagaaCACCGTGGTGGGCTCCTCCACCTCCGCTGCTGttggcagcatcctcagctgtgACGGAGTGCCCATCAACTCTGGGTGCTGTGACCTCTCCTGCATTGCCAGCCGCTACTGTGGCAGCAGATGTCGGCCCTGCTAA